A stretch of the Manis pentadactyla isolate mManPen7 chromosome 16, mManPen7.hap1, whole genome shotgun sequence genome encodes the following:
- the PPARD gene encoding peroxisome proliferator-activated receptor delta isoform X2 codes for MEQPPEEAPEIWEEEEKEEVAEAERAPELNGGPEHSLPSSSYTDLSRSSSPPSLLDQLQMGCDGTSCGSLSMECRVCGDKASGFHYGVHACEGCKGFFRRTIRMKLEYEKCERSCKIQKKNRNKCQYCRFQKCLALGMSHNAIRFGRMPEAEKRKLVAGLTASEENQHNPQVADLKAFSKHIYNAYLKNFNMTKKKARGILTGKASHTAPFVIHDIETLWQAEKGLVWKQLVNGLPPYKEISVHVFYRCQCTTVETVRELTEFAKSIPSFSNLFLNDQVTLLKYGVHEAIFAMLASIVNKDGLLVANGTGFVTREFLRSLRKPFSDIIEPKFEFAVKFNALELDDSDLALFIAAIILCGDRPGLMNIPQVEAIQDTILRALEFHLQANHPDAQYLFPKLLQKMADLRQLVTEHAQMMQRIKKTETETSLHPLLQEIYKDMY; via the exons ACCTCTCCCGGAGCTCTTCGCCACCCTCACTGCTGGACCAGCTGCAGATGGGCTGTGACGGGACCTCGTGTGGCAGCCTCAGCATGGAGTGCCGTGTGTGTGGGGACAAGGCGTCAGGCTTCCACTACGGCGTTCACGCGTGTGAGGGATGCAAG GGCTTCTTCCGCCGGACGATCCGCATGAAGCTGGAGTATGAGAAGTGTGAGCGGAGCTGCAAGATCCAGAAGAAGAATCGCAACAAGTGCCAGTACTGCCGCTTCCAGAAATGCCTGGCGCTGGGCATGTCACATAATG CCATCCGCTTTGGCAGGATGCCAGAGGCTGAGAAGAGGAAGCTGGTGGCAGGGCTGACAGCAAGCGAGGAAAATCAGCATAACCCACAGGTGGCTGACCTGAAGGCCTTCTCCAAGCACATCTACAATGCCTACCTGAAAAACTTCAACATGACCAAAAAGAAGGCCCGCGGCATCCTCACCGGCAAGGCCAGCCATACGGCG CCCTTTGTGATCCACGACATCGAGACATTGTGGCAGGCCGAGAAGGGCCTGGTGTGGAAGCAGCTGGTGAATGGCCTACCACCCTACAAGGAGATCAGCGTGCACGTCTTCTACCGCTGCCAGTGCACCACAGTAGAGACTGTGCGTGAGCTCACTGAGTTCGCCAAGAGCATCCCCAGCTTCAGCAACCTCTTCCTCAACGACCAGGTGACCCTTCTCAAGTATGGCGTACATGAGGCCATCTTTGCCATGCTGGCCTCCATCGTCAACAAAGACGGGCTGCTGGTGGCCAACGGCACAGGTTTTGTCACTCGTGAGTTCCTGCGCAGCCTCCGAAAGCCCTTCAGTGACATCATTGAGCCCAAGTTTGAGTTTGCTGTCAAATTCAATGCCCTGGAACTCGATGACAGTGACCTGGCGCTCTTCATCGCGGCCATCATTCTGTGCGGAG ACCGGCCAGGCCTCATGAACATACCACAGGTAGAGGCCATCCAGGACACCATCCTGCGTGCCCTCGAGTTCCACCTACAGGCCAACCACCCTGACGCTCAGTACCTCTTCCCCAAGCTGCTGCAGAAGATGGCTGACCTGCGGCAGCTGGTCACCGAGCATGCCCAGATGATGCAGCGCATCAAGAAGACTGAGACCGAGACCTCACTGCACCCCCTGCTCCAGGAGATCTACAAGGACATGTATTGA
- the LOC118929715 gene encoding probable E3 ubiquitin-protein ligase makorin-1 isoform X2, with protein MSEWIHFSPTAANRNHSYSQKSTPQSNTVQELVAPLHSLGLEMQQREQDSRDVVCGICMDKVWDKPEAERIFGILPNCTHAHCLGCLRTWRKSQQDFPLDVIKACPQCRVHSSYIIPHKFWVSREAEKEQLIKNFKARTSQIRCRFFTRGHGRCPFKSDCIYLHQLPDKALTSDPPRTASMQLASGSEVLGLTTFLGGTEPEDEVFFMDCALAMACLGSELLLDPNSSYHSLL; from the exons ATGAGTGAATGGATCCATTTTTCCCCGACAGCTGCTAACCGCAATCACAGCTACTCCCAGAAGTCTACTCCTCAGTCAAATACTGTCCAGGAACTTGTGGCTCCACTTCACAGCTTGGGCCTTGAGATGCAACAG agggagcaggacAGTCGGGACGTGGTGTGTGGCATTTGCATGGACAAGGTGTGGGACAAGCCAGAGGCTGAGCGGATCTTCGGCATCCTGCCCAACTGCACCCATGCACACTGCCTGGGCTGCCTGCGCACCTGGAGGAAGAGCCAACAGGACTTCCCGCTGGATGTCATCAA GGCCTGTCCCCAGTGCCGAGTGCACTCCAGCTACATCATCCCGCACAAATTCTGGGTGAGCAGGGAGGCTGAAAAGGAGCAACTCATCAAGAATTTCAAGGCTCGGACCAG CCAAATCCGATGCCGGTTCTTCACACGCGGGCATGGCCGCTGCCCCTTCAAGTCTGACTGTATTTACCTACACCAGCTCCCGGATAAGGCTCTGACTTCTGACCCTCCCCGGACTGCGAGTATGCAGTTGGCCTCTGGCAGTGAG GTGCTGGGCTTGACAACCTTCCTAGGGGGCACTGAGCCAGAGGATGAAGTGTTCTTCATGGACTGTGCCCTGGCCATGGCCTGCTTGGGTTCAGAACTCCTACTGGATCCCAACAGTTCTTACCACAGCCTCCTGTAA
- the LOC118929715 gene encoding probable E3 ubiquitin-protein ligase makorin-1 isoform X1: MSEWIHFSPTAANRNHSYSQKSTPQSNTVQELVAPLHSLGLEMQQREQDSRDVVCGICMDKVWDKPEAERIFGILPNCTHAHCLGCLRTWRKSQQDFPLDVIKACPQCRVHSSYIIPHKFWVSREAEKEQLIKNFKARTSQIRCRFFTRGHGRCPFKSDCIYLHQLPDKALTSDPPRTASMQLASGSEVVLGLTTFLGGTEPEDEVFFMDCALAMACLGSELLLDPNSSYHSLL, translated from the exons ATGAGTGAATGGATCCATTTTTCCCCGACAGCTGCTAACCGCAATCACAGCTACTCCCAGAAGTCTACTCCTCAGTCAAATACTGTCCAGGAACTTGTGGCTCCACTTCACAGCTTGGGCCTTGAGATGCAACAG agggagcaggacAGTCGGGACGTGGTGTGTGGCATTTGCATGGACAAGGTGTGGGACAAGCCAGAGGCTGAGCGGATCTTCGGCATCCTGCCCAACTGCACCCATGCACACTGCCTGGGCTGCCTGCGCACCTGGAGGAAGAGCCAACAGGACTTCCCGCTGGATGTCATCAA GGCCTGTCCCCAGTGCCGAGTGCACTCCAGCTACATCATCCCGCACAAATTCTGGGTGAGCAGGGAGGCTGAAAAGGAGCAACTCATCAAGAATTTCAAGGCTCGGACCAG CCAAATCCGATGCCGGTTCTTCACACGCGGGCATGGCCGCTGCCCCTTCAAGTCTGACTGTATTTACCTACACCAGCTCCCGGATAAGGCTCTGACTTCTGACCCTCCCCGGACTGCGAGTATGCAGTTGGCCTCTGGCAGTGAGGTG GTGCTGGGCTTGACAACCTTCCTAGGGGGCACTGAGCCAGAGGATGAAGTGTTCTTCATGGACTGTGCCCTGGCCATGGCCTGCTTGGGTTCAGAACTCCTACTGGATCCCAACAGTTCTTACCACAGCCTCCTGTAA
- the LOC118929715 gene encoding probable E3 ubiquitin-protein ligase makorin-1 isoform X3, producing the protein MQQREQDSRDVVCGICMDKVWDKPEAERIFGILPNCTHAHCLGCLRTWRKSQQDFPLDVIKACPQCRVHSSYIIPHKFWVSREAEKEQLIKNFKARTSQIRCRFFTRGHGRCPFKSDCIYLHQLPDKALTSDPPRTASMQLASGSEVVLGLTTFLGGTEPEDEVFFMDCALAMACLGSELLLDPNSSYHSLL; encoded by the exons ATGCAACAG agggagcaggacAGTCGGGACGTGGTGTGTGGCATTTGCATGGACAAGGTGTGGGACAAGCCAGAGGCTGAGCGGATCTTCGGCATCCTGCCCAACTGCACCCATGCACACTGCCTGGGCTGCCTGCGCACCTGGAGGAAGAGCCAACAGGACTTCCCGCTGGATGTCATCAA GGCCTGTCCCCAGTGCCGAGTGCACTCCAGCTACATCATCCCGCACAAATTCTGGGTGAGCAGGGAGGCTGAAAAGGAGCAACTCATCAAGAATTTCAAGGCTCGGACCAG CCAAATCCGATGCCGGTTCTTCACACGCGGGCATGGCCGCTGCCCCTTCAAGTCTGACTGTATTTACCTACACCAGCTCCCGGATAAGGCTCTGACTTCTGACCCTCCCCGGACTGCGAGTATGCAGTTGGCCTCTGGCAGTGAGGTG GTGCTGGGCTTGACAACCTTCCTAGGGGGCACTGAGCCAGAGGATGAAGTGTTCTTCATGGACTGTGCCCTGGCCATGGCCTGCTTGGGTTCAGAACTCCTACTGGATCCCAACAGTTCTTACCACAGCCTCCTGTAA